From one Streptomyces sp. SCSIO 30461 genomic stretch:
- a CDS encoding ABC transporter permease has protein sequence MGRYVARRLLQMIPVFLGTTFLIFFMVYSLPGDPVLGLFGDKGADPATLAAKRRELGLDLPLWQQYWNYMTNIILHFDFGNQIRNGRPVTEVLGDAFPITLQLAALAFVFELVFGIALGIIGGLRAGRLADNAILIFTLMIIAIPVFVLGFIIKVVFAFQLGWMQPNVSNDQLLSEMIAPAIVLGGLSLAYVARLTRTSMAENLRADYMRTAVAKGLPKRRVIGVHLMRNSMIPVVTFLGTDIGALMGGAVVTEGIFNVKGVGGLIYESITRREGTTLVGLVTILVLVYLVTSLLIDLLYAVLDPRIRYA, from the coding sequence ACAACCTTTCTGATCTTCTTCATGGTCTACAGCCTGCCCGGCGACCCTGTGCTGGGCCTGTTCGGCGACAAGGGCGCCGACCCGGCGACGCTGGCCGCGAAGAGACGTGAACTGGGACTGGATCTGCCACTCTGGCAGCAGTACTGGAACTACATGACCAATATCATCCTGCACTTCGACTTCGGCAATCAGATCCGCAATGGACGGCCGGTCACCGAAGTGCTGGGCGATGCGTTCCCCATCACCTTGCAGCTCGCGGCCCTGGCCTTTGTCTTCGAGCTCGTCTTCGGTATCGCCCTCGGCATCATCGGCGGCCTGCGGGCCGGCCGGCTCGCCGACAACGCGATCCTGATCTTCACCCTGATGATCATCGCGATCCCGGTCTTCGTGCTCGGCTTCATCATCAAGGTGGTCTTCGCCTTCCAGTTGGGCTGGATGCAGCCCAATGTCAGCAACGACCAGTTGCTCTCCGAGATGATCGCCCCGGCCATTGTGCTGGGTGGCCTGTCGCTCGCCTATGTGGCCAGGCTCACGCGTACCTCCATGGCGGAGAACCTGCGCGCCGACTACATGCGTACGGCCGTCGCCAAGGGCCTGCCCAAGCGCCGCGTCATCGGTGTCCACCTGATGCGCAACTCGATGATCCCCGTCGTCACCTTCCTCGGAACCGACATCGGCGCCCTCATGGGCGGCGCGGTCGTCACCGAGGGCATCTTCAACGTCAAGGGTGTCGGCGGTCTCATCTACGAGTCCATCACCCGCCGCGAGGGCACCACCCTGGTCGGCCTCGTCACCATCCTGGTGCTCGTCTACCTCGTCACCAGCCTGCTCATCGACCTGCTGTACGCGGTCCTGGACCCGAGGATCCGTTATGCCTGA
- a CDS encoding ABC transporter permease, with protein MPDATKTAAASTESVDVATAAETVPAKQEKARSLWGDAWRDLRRNPYFVVSSVLIFFLLLIAAFPTWFTSASPTAGDLVHHYLGKPELSKVGSEGWLGWDGQGRSVYARLIHGTRASIIVGVAVTMIVTVVGGTLGMMAGYFGGLIDAMLSRLTDIFFGIPFLLGAMVVLQSFTDRTIWVVVFALAFLGWTQITRVMRGAVITVKEADYVHAAKALGAGTTRILFRHILPNAMAPVIVVATIALGAYISAEATLSYLGLGLASPIVSWGVDISAGVSQIRTAQHILLFPSIMLSITVLAFIMLGEAVRNALDPKLR; from the coding sequence ATGCCTGACGCGACCAAGACCGCCGCCGCGTCCACGGAGTCCGTGGACGTGGCAACCGCGGCGGAGACCGTGCCCGCGAAGCAGGAGAAGGCGCGCAGCCTCTGGGGAGACGCCTGGCGGGACCTGCGGCGCAACCCGTACTTCGTGGTGTCGTCCGTCCTGATCTTCTTCCTGCTGCTGATCGCGGCCTTCCCGACCTGGTTCACCAGCGCCTCGCCCACGGCCGGCGACCTGGTGCACCACTACCTCGGCAAGCCCGAGCTGAGCAAGGTCGGCTCGGAGGGCTGGCTGGGCTGGGACGGCCAGGGCCGTTCCGTGTACGCCCGGCTGATCCACGGCACCCGTGCCTCGATCATCGTCGGTGTCGCCGTCACCATGATCGTCACGGTCGTCGGTGGCACCCTCGGCATGATGGCCGGCTACTTCGGCGGCCTCATCGACGCGATGCTGTCCCGGCTCACCGACATCTTCTTCGGTATCCCGTTCCTGCTCGGTGCCATGGTCGTGCTCCAGTCCTTCACGGACCGCACCATCTGGGTGGTCGTCTTCGCCCTGGCGTTCCTCGGCTGGACCCAGATCACCCGTGTCATGCGCGGTGCGGTGATCACCGTCAAGGAGGCCGACTACGTCCACGCGGCCAAGGCCCTCGGCGCCGGCACGACGCGGATCCTGTTCCGGCACATCCTGCCCAACGCCATGGCCCCGGTGATCGTCGTCGCGACCATCGCGCTCGGTGCCTACATCTCGGCCGAGGCGACTCTGTCCTACCTGGGTCTGGGCCTTGCCTCGCCGATCGTCTCGTGGGGTGTCGACATCTCCGCAGGTGTCTCCCAGATCCGTACGGCGCAGCACATCCTGCTGTTCCCCTCGATCATGCTGAGCATCACCGTTCTGGCGTTCATCATGCTCGGCGAAGCCGTCCGCAACGCCCTTGACCCGAAGCTGCGCTGA